The following are encoded together in the Desulfovibrio sp. JC022 genome:
- a CDS encoding HD domain-containing protein → MSEPFKDAVGICKTIMRNGYDAYIINERLQKLTIEDKGEEIELDISTELDFKRLAKLFPNVQTTEQQGVTAVLKEGGNTFYFYTSETSNSSHPEECVSRMTPRLLKALEKQHQIPMSAACPYIPKAADPYEGFAELSSGEVRLLGIPDQTLKKDYLMGIRALRFAANYNLPIETNTKIAIIRSCKRILDYVPVPEIMDEWRKVESENMYVFVSLLFETMLLHGLIPELAALSRLTQVKNSKTGETEDVFTHTLDVMRLYPEELPYDWFGVVACMFHDVGKLYTAEEVDGHWQFLQHHRVGAKVTRKILTRLNFPQEDVDLICDLVRNHMRFHFMLTDKGIRKFKALDEYPRLIEMVRADIKARDTTYKEFNHNIKMLERADIPEEALDPFLNGNEIMQHTGLKPGPGVGIIRESLLKAQISGDVSNMDEAIEYVIEQAKMS, encoded by the coding sequence ATGAGCGAACCTTTCAAGGACGCGGTGGGCATTTGTAAAACCATCATGCGTAATGGCTATGATGCTTACATTATTAACGAAAGGCTTCAGAAGCTGACCATCGAAGATAAGGGTGAAGAAATCGAACTGGATATTTCCACCGAGCTCGATTTCAAAAGGCTGGCCAAGCTTTTTCCCAATGTTCAGACAACTGAGCAGCAGGGTGTAACCGCTGTGCTGAAAGAAGGCGGCAACACTTTTTATTTCTACACATCTGAAACCAGCAACTCTTCCCATCCTGAAGAGTGCGTTTCACGCATGACTCCGAGACTGCTCAAAGCTCTGGAAAAACAGCACCAGATCCCCATGTCCGCAGCCTGTCCTTACATCCCCAAGGCCGCAGACCCTTACGAAGGATTTGCTGAGCTGAGCAGCGGTGAAGTCCGTCTGCTGGGTATCCCGGACCAGACCCTTAAAAAAGATTACCTCATGGGCATCAGGGCGTTGCGTTTCGCAGCAAACTATAACCTGCCCATTGAAACCAATACTAAAATCGCGATTATCCGCTCCTGTAAGCGTATTCTCGATTACGTACCCGTGCCTGAAATCATGGATGAATGGCGCAAGGTTGAATCCGAAAACATGTACGTTTTCGTTTCCCTGCTCTTTGAAACCATGCTCCTGCACGGCCTGATTCCCGAACTTGCAGCCCTTTCCCGCCTCACTCAGGTGAAAAACAGCAAGACCGGTGAAACCGAAGACGTATTCACCCACACCCTTGATGTCATGCGCCTCTACCCCGAAGAACTGCCTTATGACTGGTTCGGCGTGGTAGCCTGTATGTTCCACGATGTGGGCAAGCTCTACACAGCGGAAGAAGTGGACGGACACTGGCAGTTCCTGCAACATCACCGCGTAGGTGCAAAAGTGACCAGAAAGATCCTGACCCGCCTCAACTTCCCGCAGGAAGATGTGGACCTGATCTGCGATCTGGTACGCAACCACATGCGTTTCCACTTTATGCTCACCGACAAGGGTATCCGCAAATTCAAGGCTCTGGATGAGTATCCCCGCCTTATCGAGATGGTCCGCGCAGACATCAAAGCACGCGACACCACCTACAAGGAATTTAACCACAACATTAAAATGCTCGAACGTGCCGACATACCCGAAGAAGCACTTGATCCGTTCCTCAACGGTAACGAGATCATGCAGCACACCGGCCTCAAACCCGGTCCCGGCGTCGGTATCATTCGCGAATCCCTGCTTAAAGCACAGATCTCCGGCGATGTATCCAACATGGACGAAGCCATTGAGTATGTTATTGAACAGGCTAAAATGTCTTAA
- a CDS encoding aspartate carbamoyltransferase catalytic subunit, whose protein sequence is MEWRHKDLLDVTQLSKEEVQHVFETATYFQEINSRPVKKVPTLKGHSVVLFFAEPSTRTKTSFDMAGKRLSCDTFSLAKSSSSLTKGETLKDTALTLQAMNPDGIVIRHWASGAAQFLAERLDCSIINAGDGRHAHPTQALLDGFTLYQEWGSLEGKTVLILGDIAHSRVARSNLILLNIMGAKVRFCGPRTLLPPYIKNWDAEVYTDINEACKGVDAVMCLRLQLERQQDGLLPDLREYSNYFGLGHKQIELASPDVKIMHPGPMNRGVEINSELADCEASLVLDQVASGVATRMALLYLYLTRKK, encoded by the coding sequence ATGGAATGGCGACATAAGGACTTGCTGGATGTTACCCAGCTCAGCAAAGAGGAAGTACAGCACGTTTTTGAAACTGCCACTTACTTTCAGGAAATCAACTCCCGTCCGGTAAAAAAAGTACCGACTTTAAAAGGCCATAGCGTGGTCCTTTTTTTTGCCGAACCGAGTACAAGAACCAAAACATCCTTTGATATGGCCGGGAAGCGTCTCTCCTGCGACACCTTCTCCCTTGCCAAAAGCTCCAGCAGCCTGACCAAGGGCGAAACCCTCAAGGACACCGCCCTGACCTTACAGGCCATGAATCCGGACGGCATTGTCATCCGCCACTGGGCCAGCGGAGCAGCGCAATTTCTTGCCGAACGGCTCGATTGCAGCATCATCAACGCCGGTGACGGCCGCCACGCCCACCCCACTCAGGCACTGCTGGACGGTTTCACCCTTTATCAGGAATGGGGCTCTCTTGAAGGCAAGACAGTGCTCATCCTCGGTGACATCGCTCATAGCCGAGTGGCCCGTTCCAACCTCATCTTACTGAATATAATGGGTGCGAAAGTCCGCTTCTGCGGCCCGCGTACCCTGCTGCCTCCATACATCAAGAATTGGGACGCTGAGGTCTACACTGACATCAACGAGGCCTGCAAAGGTGTGGATGCGGTCATGTGTCTTCGCCTTCAGCTTGAACGTCAGCAGGATGGATTGCTGCCCGACCTGCGTGAATATTCCAACTACTTCGGTCTCGGACACAAGCAGATTGAACTGGCTAGCCCCGATGTAAAGATCATGCATCCCGGTCCCATGAACCGCGGAGTTGAGATCAACTCCGAACTTGCCGACTGCGAAGCCAGCCTCGTGCTTGATCAGGTGGCCTCCGGTGTGGCTACGCGTATGGCTTTGTTATATTTGTATCTGACCCGTAAGAAATAA
- a CDS encoding dihydroorotase, producing the protein MTHPELVIRKAVWKGEEVDLLVAGGKILEVKPSSDTMYEGAEVVAARGLLLMPSLTDVHTHLREPGFEYKEDIASGLKAAVHGGFSNIMCMANTDPVNDNAVITDEMLRKAKAAFPEGGPRLFPIGALTKGLKGEELTPMHEMAETGCAAFSNDGLPIKNSELFRRAMEYCSDTGKPIIDHCEDPYLAPAAGVNEGEVSSVLGLAAQPDVAEAAQVARDLLMAEYLDMHIHLAHISCRKSVDLIAWAKKRGVKVTAETCPHYLLLTEEALHGYGSDTKVNPPLRTADDVEALLAGIKDGTIDMFATDHAPHAAHEKEVEFMNAPCGISGLDSALSLTWSLVADGKISFDDFIRMWTTSPCETFDLPLNSFKKDDPADFFLFDPSEEWVLDSSTMHSKGKNTPFRGQTLKGRVISHFLSGKKIV; encoded by the coding sequence ATGACTCATCCTGAACTTGTTATCCGCAAGGCAGTATGGAAAGGCGAAGAAGTCGATCTCCTTGTTGCTGGCGGTAAAATTTTAGAAGTGAAACCTTCTTCAGATACAATGTATGAAGGCGCGGAAGTAGTCGCTGCTCGCGGCTTGCTGCTCATGCCCAGCCTGACGGACGTGCATACCCATCTGCGCGAACCGGGCTTTGAATATAAAGAAGATATAGCGTCCGGCCTGAAAGCTGCCGTACACGGCGGCTTCTCCAACATCATGTGCATGGCCAACACCGATCCCGTCAACGACAACGCCGTGATTACCGACGAGATGCTGCGTAAAGCCAAGGCCGCTTTTCCTGAAGGAGGTCCAAGACTTTTTCCCATCGGTGCGCTGACAAAAGGACTGAAAGGCGAAGAACTTACCCCCATGCATGAAATGGCTGAGACCGGATGTGCGGCCTTCTCCAATGACGGACTTCCAATCAAAAACAGCGAACTTTTCCGCCGGGCCATGGAATATTGTTCCGATACCGGCAAACCCATCATCGACCATTGCGAAGACCCGTATCTGGCACCCGCAGCCGGAGTGAACGAAGGTGAAGTATCTTCCGTGCTGGGCCTCGCCGCACAGCCGGACGTGGCTGAGGCCGCACAGGTTGCCCGCGACCTGCTCATGGCTGAATATCTGGATATGCACATCCATCTGGCCCATATCTCCTGCCGCAAGTCTGTTGATCTGATTGCATGGGCTAAGAAACGCGGAGTAAAAGTAACCGCCGAGACCTGCCCGCACTACCTGCTGCTCACTGAAGAAGCCCTGCACGGCTACGGGTCGGATACCAAGGTTAACCCGCCCCTGCGCACAGCCGACGATGTAGAAGCCCTGCTGGCAGGCATTAAGGACGGCACCATCGACATGTTCGCCACCGACCATGCCCCCCACGCAGCCCACGAAAAGGAAGTTGAATTCATGAACGCGCCCTGCGGCATCTCCGGACTGGATTCAGCTCTATCTTTAACATGGTCGCTGGTTGCTGACGGAAAAATTAGTTTTGATGATTTCATCCGCATGTGGACTACAAGCCCCTGCGAAACTTTCGACCTGCCGCTGAACAGCTTCAAGAAAGATGATCCTGCGGATTTTTTCCTATTTGATCCCAGCGAGGAATGGGTGCTGGATTCTTCAACCATGCATTCCAAAGGAAAAAACACTCCTTTCCGCGGACAAACCTTGAAAGGACGGGTCATAAGCCATTTCCTTAGTGGCAAAAAAATAGTATGA